The Gloeocapsopsis sp. IPPAS B-1203 sequence GCTAGCAGGGACGTTTTCTCTCGATTGGCGCTTAATTGCTGCAGGTTCTGTAATCTCGATTGCTCCTGTGTTAATAGTATTTTTACTACTACAGCGCTACATTGTGCCAACCGAAACCGGAAGTGGAGTTAAAGGCTAGAAATTAACGCGGACGAATAACTTGAGGAGCTGCGATCGCCATTGCATCAAAAGTACCATTCTGATTATATGCTCCTGACCATACTGCAACCAACGAGTCACATAACTGTAGCATTTCAGCTTCACTGTGCATACCCCATACGGCAAGTGGTTTGCGAGTAGAATGAGACAATGCTAGTCGCCAGTTAATAGGAATACTAGGGGCAGCGTTATAGGCACCTGATAAAGCACCAGTGATTGAGCTGACATGCGGTTGACATGCTGCTCGCTTTACAGAAAGCTGAAAGTCTTCTAGGCTACTTAAGAAACAGTAAAACGCCAAAGCAACCGCACTACTGGGTTGTCCTAACACTGAGACAGCTTTTGCTAGGCTAGCTTGATGTTCTAATAAACTTTTTACCTGCATCAACTGTTGAGTTAGTGATGATTGAGGCGCTTCTATAAAATAAACGACTGATGAAATTAAGCTAGCTACCTGGAGTTTTTCTTTCAAAGACAATGCGATCGCATATCCAACAGCTAAAACTCCAGCAACTATTTCTGGATCGTCCTGCCATGATACAAACTGCCGCAAATTGTGTTTCAACTGAGTTTCGTTGTCGTGATAGAAAAGTGCGATCGGTAATGCCGCAATAATAGCTTTAACTGGATTAATAGGTATACTTTGGCTTGAGAAGTAGGAATGACTTGCACCCACATCCACGATCTCTTTTTGAATCAAACTTTGCGCTACTGCAGTTCCTAGACGTTCCCATAAAAAATCTTCTGCAGTAGAGCTTGAGACATCTGAATTTATTTCGGTGTTGACGAGGGAAAATCGACTCACATGTGTTAGCATGCCTCCAACCGCCGCGCCTAATAAAGTGCCGCAGAATCGACTACAGAGTGAGTAACGCATTGCTGCAATTTTTTGAGTATGACAACTGAGTCGTTTGTGATAGATAATTGCTCAGCTAATTTAATATTGTGTGTAATATCGTATCTTTAGCAAGTACAAGCCTCAGGATGACTTACTAAGATAATTAACTAACGCCTGTAGCCCCAAGCGATAGCTCTCTGCTCCAAAACCACTAATCTGCCCTAACACCACTGGCGCTATATAGGAATGATGACGGAAAGTTTCTCTTTGATAGATGTTGCTGATATGAACCTCCACTGCTGGTAGCATAACTGCAGTAAGTGCGTCTCGCAAAGCGACACTAGTATGCGTATATGCACCTGCGTTGATCAGTATACCTTGATGCTTATGCCTTGCTGTATGGATAGCATCTACTAAAACACCTTCGTGGTTTGACTGAAGGGCTGCAATAACTACATTTAGCTTCTTGGCTTCTTCTTCTAAGAGGCTATTAATATCTTCTAGATTGGTGAAGCCATAAACCTCTGGCTCGCGTTGCCCTAAGAGATTTAAATTTGGTCCATGTAGTACAAGAATACTGCTCAATTGCTACAGCTTAAAAATAAGTTTTATGAACTACTGATAGCGACGTTGTCTATCATCAACTGGAATAGGAATTGGCTCTGGTTCTGGTTCAGCTTCTGGTCCCAACAAAGTTTCTATTAGCCTACGTGCCCATTCCTTTAATTTTTCCAGTACTTTTTCTAAGTAGTCCATTGAATCGATTGCTCCTAAAATACGACCTAGATTGCTTCGCTGACCTAAACGAGAAAACTTTGCCTATGGCTGAATTTTAAGCTTGTAACTTTTACTTAATATTAAACTTATCATATCAGCTGAAACTGGACTCATGACACCATAGACAGATATCTTGCTAAACATGCCAAGTACGTGGGAGTATTTATCCTAGGATTTTAATTATAGTGGCAAGCAATACAAATCTGTAAGCGTATAGCAACTCTTAATTTTTTCTTTATGAGTAGCATTAATTACATGCTCTAATATTTTGTTGTCTATTAATGATCTTTTTCAAGTAGGTTTCGCCGTAGCAAGTCGAGGGCTGTGCAAGCACTTAAATGACGAATGAGAGATCGAGAACGATCTTGACCATAGCGGTGTTCAAAGACTTGCACTTTTTCATTTGATTGAGCCAATCCGATGTAAACAAGACCAACTGGTTTAGTAGAAGTACCGCCATCAGGTCCAGCGATACCAGTAATACTTAATCCCCAAGTTGTTCCGAGACGCGAGCGCACGCCTTCTGCCATTTGAGCTGCGACTGTTCTACTGACGGCTCCTTCTTGTTGGATAGCTTGAAGATTTACACCTAACAAAGATACTTTGACTTGGTTATCGTAGGAGATAACTCCGCCCATA is a genomic window containing:
- a CDS encoding ADP-ribosylglycohydrolase family protein, which gives rise to MLTHVSRFSLVNTEINSDVSSSTAEDFLWERLGTAVAQSLIQKEIVDVGASHSYFSSQSIPINPVKAIIAALPIALFYHDNETQLKHNLRQFVSWQDDPEIVAGVLAVGYAIALSLKEKLQVASLISSVVYFIEAPQSSLTQQLMQVKSLLEHQASLAKAVSVLGQPSSAVALAFYCFLSSLEDFQLSVKRAACQPHVSSITGALSGAYNAAPSIPINWRLALSHSTRKPLAVWGMHSEAEMLQLCDSLVAVWSGAYNQNGTFDAMAIAAPQVIRPR
- the aroQ gene encoding type II 3-dehydroquinate dehydratase, with protein sequence MSSILVLHGPNLNLLGQREPEVYGFTNLEDINSLLEEEAKKLNVVIAALQSNHEGVLVDAIHTARHKHQGILINAGAYTHTSVALRDALTAVMLPAVEVHISNIYQRETFRHHSYIAPVVLGQISGFGAESYRLGLQALVNYLSKSS